CGCCATCCTGTACGGGCGGCTGGAGGGCTTCGGCCTCTCGGAGCTGGGCCACCGCATGGCCGCCGCCGCCGCGAAGTCGCTTGACGGGCATCCGGTTACCGCCCTCTACGCGTCGCCTCTGCAGCGCGCGCAGGAGTCGGCGAAGCCGTGGGCGGATGCTTTCGGTCTCACGATCACGACCGATGAGCGTCTGATCGAGCCGACGAACCGTTTCGAGGGCCGCACCTTCGAGTTCGGCCCCGGCGTGATCCTGCGGCCGCAGGCGTGGCCGTGGGTTGTGAACCCGTTCAAGCCGAGCTGGGGTGAGCCCTTCGTCGACGTCGCCGCCCGCATGATGTCGGTCATCGAGGATGCGTGGAACTCGGTCGACGACGGCGAGGTCGTCATGGTGAGCCACCAGATGCCGATCGTGATGGTGCAGCGGCTGGTGACCGGCCGCAAGCTGTACCACGACCCGCGCAAGCGCCGCTGCAGCCTGTCGAGCGTGACGACCCTCGAGCGTGGCCCGCTGGGCGCCTTTGCTGAGGTCGACTATCAGGAACCTGCGGCAGAATTGTCGGCGCAGGCCGCCGACTTCGGCGCGGTCTAGGGGTCAAGCAGCAGCCATGCGGCAGTTCGAGGGTTCATCAGGCGTGAAGAGGATGTTCAGGGCCGGCGCGGTCGCGCTGGCGGCGGTTGTGCTGTTGGCAGGGTGCACGGGTGACCCGCTGGCGGAGCGCTACGGCAACGGCGGGTCCGACAATCGCACCTCCAATGATGGCGCCATCACAGAGATAGCGCCCGAGAATCGCGGCGATGCGCCCACCTTCGAGGGCACCACGGATGCCGGTGGCACAGTCTCGAGCGACGATTACGCCGGCGAGATCCTGGTGGTGAACTTCTGGTACGCCGCCTGCGGGCCGTGCCGCGCGGAGGCCCCCGACCTGGAGGCGCTGTTCCAGGAGCACAAGGATTCCGGCGTCTCCTTCCTCGGCGTGAACACGCTCGACCAGTCGGCGACGGCGCTCGCCTTCGCCCGCAACTACGGCATCAGCTACCCCTCGGTGATGGATGGCGACACGGGCGAGGTGCGGTTGGCGTTCGCCGGCCAGGCCTCGCCGAGCGCGGTGCCGACCACTCTCGTGCTCGACAAGAAGGGCCGCGTGGCGGTGCGCTTCCTCGGGCAGATCACGGCGCCGTCGAACCTCGACACGGTCATCCGCGAGCTTCTCGCTGAGGAGCTGTAGTGGACTCGATCGGCGAGATCGTTCTCGGCGGTAACCTGCTTCTCGCCGTGCCGCTCGCCCTTCTGGCCGGGCTCGTCTCCTTCGCTTCGCCGTGCGTGCTGCCGCTCGTGCCCGGCTACCTCGGCTATATCGGGGGTGTCACCGAGCTTGCTGAGACGGATGCGGGGCGCCGCCGTAACCGCAACCGCCTGCTGCTGGGTGTTCTTCTTTTCGTTCTCGGGTTCAGCGTGGTCTTCGTCACCTTCGGTGTGCTGTTCGGGGTGGCGGGGCTGCTCCTCACTCGCTGGATGGACCTCATCACCCGCATCGCCGGTGTCATCATCATCGTCATGGGGCTCGTGTTCATCGGCCGCTTCGGGGCCATGCAGCGCACGGTCAAACCACGCTGGAAGGTCGCTACCGGCCTTGCGGGGGCCCCGTTCCTCGGCATCGTCTTCGGCCTTGGCTGGGCGCCGTGCATCGGCCCGACGCTTGTCGCAGTGCTCGCGCTCGGCCTCAACGGCGAGTCTGCGACTCGCGGTGGCGTGCTCGCGTTCTTCTACTGCCTGGGCCTCGGCATCCCGTTCCTGCTGGTCGCGCTCGGTTTCGGCTGGGTGGCGGGCTCTGTGTCGTGGCTGAAGCGGAACATCCGACTCGTGAATCTGATCGGTGGAGGGCTGCTCGTGCTCATCGGACTGGCCATGGTCACGGGCCTCTGGTCAGCATTCATCACAAGTTTCGGGGCGGTGATCGGCAGCTTTGTCCCGGCCATCTGATCACATCGACTCGCCCGCGCCACAGAAGGGTGTGAACCAGCCCACCCTCGGCGTTGTCGGCTACCTGCGCTTCTTCTGGCGCCAGCTGACGAGCATGCGCACGGCCCTCATGCTGCTTCTGCTGCTCGCCGTCGCCGCCATCCCCGGCTCTCTCGTGCCGCAGCGTGGCGCCGACCCGAACGGCGTCGTGCAGTACTTCACCGATCACCCCGATCTGGCGCCCGTGCTCGACGGCCTGCAGCTGTTCGACGTGTACACCTCGGTGTGGTTCTCGGCCATCTACCTTCTGTTGTTCCTGTCGCTCATCGGTTGCGTCATCCCGCGCAGCTCGCACCATCTGAAGGCGCTGCGCACGCCTCCGCCGAAGACGCCCGCCAGATTGGAACGCCTGGAAGGTTTCACGACCGTCGACGCGCCTGGCGTGGATGCGGCATCCGCCATCGAATCGGCGCGCGCGATGCTGCGCCGTTCCGGCTACAGGGTGCGGATGTTCGACACGGGCCGTGCGCTGTCGGTGTCGGCCGAGCGCGGGTACCTGCGCGAGACCGGCAACCTGGTGTTCCACACGGCCCTCATCGGGGTGCTCGTGTCGGTGGGCATCGGCGGCGGCTTCGCCTACAACGGGCAGAAGGTCATCGTGGTGGGGCAGCCGTTCGTGAACGTGCTGAACGACTTCGACACCTTCAACCCGGGCCGCTTCTTCTCGGAGGGCTCGATGCCCGCCTACCGGCTCACGCTCGACAGCTTCTCCGCCAAATATGAGACGGAGAACTTCGATGCCTACGGTTTCGCCAGCAACTTCGTGGCGGGGCTGACCGTGCACGAGGCGGGCCGCGACGCGTACCAGGCCGAGGTGCGCGTGAACCAGCCCGTCGAGATCATGGGGCAGGAGAACTACCTCGTCGGCAACGGCTACGCACCGCACGTCACCGTCACGGATGCCGACGGCAACGTCGCCTTCACCGGTTCCGTTCCGTTCATCCCGCAGGACGGCAACCTCACCTCGCTCGGCATCATCAAGATTCCGGATGCCGTTCCGGAGCAGATAGGGCTGCGCGGCTTCTTCTACCCGACGGTGGCGGCGCTCGAGTCCGGTGCACTCACGTCGACGTTCCCCGACCTGTACGACCCCATGCTGACGCTGAACGTGTACACGGGCGACCTCGGCATCGACGATGGCACCCCCCGCTCCGTGTACTCGATCGACACCGACCGGATGACGCAGCTCGCCGGCGGCGACGCCGACGTGGAGGCGATCCGCCTGCGCCCGGGCGAAGCATCCGAGCTGCCCGGTGGCATCGGCACGATCACCTTCGATGACATGTCGCAGGACACCGCCAACGGCGAGAGCGTTCCGCGTTTCGCGACGCTCGACGTGCACAACGACCCGAGCCGCGGCTGGGTGCTCGTCTTCGCCGTACTCGCGCTGCTCGGGCTGATGGCCGGGCTGTTCGTGCCGCGGCGTCGCGTCTGGGTGAAGGCGGTCGACGACGGTGACGGCGGCATCCGCCTCGAATATGCGGGGTTGGCCCGCGGAGAAGACCCCGGCCTCGCGGCCGCAGTGGCCGAGCTTGCGGGCAGCCACGCCCGGCAGCTCGGAGTTAGGCTTGCCCCATGATCGACACGCTCGACAGCTACTCTCTCGTGGCCATCTACTCGGCCATGGCCGTGTACACACTGGCCTTCGCGCTCTTCGCCGTTGACCTCGCCAAGCGTTCGGCGAACTCGAAGAAGGCGCAGGATGCGACGGCCCTGTCGGCAGGCCAGCTCGGCGCCTTCGAGGGTGCAGCTGGCGTCGCCGTGCTCGAGCGCACCGACGCGCCCGCCGCGCCGCGTTACCGCTTCGAGCGCGTGGCCTTTGCGCTGACCGTGCTCGCCTGGGCGCTGCATGTCGCCGGCGTCGTGCTGCGCGGCGTAGCCCAGGGCTTCGTGCCGTGGGCGAACATGTTCGAGTTCTCGCTGACCTCGTCGGCGATCGTCACGACCGTGTTCCTCGTCATCCAGTTCTGGCAGGACCTGAAGTTCCTGGGCGTCTACATGACCGGCTTCGTGCTCGTGTCGCTGGGCATGGGCACCGTCAACTTCTATGTGCCGGTGAAGCCGCTGCCCGACGCCCTCGACTCGTACTGGCTCATCATCCACGTCTTCGTGGCCGCACTCGCCACCGCCCTGTTCGCGATCGGCGCTGGCCTGTCGCTGCTGCAGCTTCTGCAGTCGCGGCGCGAAGATGTGGGGCGCGGCCTCGGCTTCCTGCGCACCCTGCCCAACTCGCTCAGGCTCGAGAACCTCGCCTACCTCGTCACCGTCGTCGGCTTCGTCTTCTGGACATTCACCCTCATCGCCGGGTCCATCTGGGCGGAACGCGCATGGGGCCGCTACTGGGGCTTCGACACGAAAGAGGTGTGGACGTTCATCATCTGGGTCGTCTACGCCGGCTACATCCACGCCCGCGCCACGCGCGGCTGGCGGGGTGCGCGCTCGGCCTGGCTGGCCCTCATCGGCTTCGCCTCCGTGATGTTCAACTACACGATCGTCAACGTCTTCTTCAAGGGACTGCACAGCTACAGCGGGCTGTAGGCGGCCACCGGGGTTGCTCGTGGGCTGGTCTCGAGACTGTCGCCCCAGAGGGCGACACCTCGACCAGCGAGTTCCACCAGTCGCCAGCGAGCGTATCGAAACCTCACCCGCGCCCGGTTCTCTCGACTGGTCATATTTGACTCTAAGAGCGCATTGTTGGGGCGAAGATTGACCGCTCGCGGCCCACGGGGCGGCCAACGGGGCGGCCCACGGGGTGACTACGGGATGGGCCGAGCGGGTCAGAGCAGCGCGTGGCAGCGGGCGAGCCGCTCGCGCCACCAGCCGGCGCGATCGACAGGGGCCGCCCAGCGGTCGAGGAGCTCGCCGCTCACCTCGATGCGGCGCACCTGGATGGCGCCGCCTTCGGGCAGGAGGGGAGCATCCGTGACGTCTGCTGCGAGCAGTGCGGCGGTGCCCAGCCCGCAGTCGTAGTCGAGCTCGGGCAGGCCTG
This Homoserinimonas aerilata DNA region includes the following protein-coding sequences:
- a CDS encoding histidine phosphatase family protein — its product is MPASRIHLVRHGEVHNPDAILYGRLEGFGLSELGHRMAAAAAKSLDGHPVTALYASPLQRAQESAKPWADAFGLTITTDERLIEPTNRFEGRTFEFGPGVILRPQAWPWVVNPFKPSWGEPFVDVAARMMSVIEDAWNSVDDGEVVMVSHQMPIVMVQRLVTGRKLYHDPRKRRCSLSSVTTLERGPLGAFAEVDYQEPAAELSAQAADFGAV
- a CDS encoding TlpA family protein disulfide reductase; the protein is MFRAGAVALAAVVLLAGCTGDPLAERYGNGGSDNRTSNDGAITEIAPENRGDAPTFEGTTDAGGTVSSDDYAGEILVVNFWYAACGPCRAEAPDLEALFQEHKDSGVSFLGVNTLDQSATALAFARNYGISYPSVMDGDTGEVRLAFAGQASPSAVPTTLVLDKKGRVAVRFLGQITAPSNLDTVIRELLAEEL
- a CDS encoding cytochrome c biogenesis CcdA family protein, coding for MDSIGEIVLGGNLLLAVPLALLAGLVSFASPCVLPLVPGYLGYIGGVTELAETDAGRRRNRNRLLLGVLLFVLGFSVVFVTFGVLFGVAGLLLTRWMDLITRIAGVIIIVMGLVFIGRFGAMQRTVKPRWKVATGLAGAPFLGIVFGLGWAPCIGPTLVAVLALGLNGESATRGGVLAFFYCLGLGIPFLLVALGFGWVAGSVSWLKRNIRLVNLIGGGLLVLIGLAMVTGLWSAFITSFGAVIGSFVPAI
- the resB gene encoding cytochrome c biogenesis protein ResB, with the translated sequence MSRPSDHIDSPAPQKGVNQPTLGVVGYLRFFWRQLTSMRTALMLLLLLAVAAIPGSLVPQRGADPNGVVQYFTDHPDLAPVLDGLQLFDVYTSVWFSAIYLLLFLSLIGCVIPRSSHHLKALRTPPPKTPARLERLEGFTTVDAPGVDAASAIESARAMLRRSGYRVRMFDTGRALSVSAERGYLRETGNLVFHTALIGVLVSVGIGGGFAYNGQKVIVVGQPFVNVLNDFDTFNPGRFFSEGSMPAYRLTLDSFSAKYETENFDAYGFASNFVAGLTVHEAGRDAYQAEVRVNQPVEIMGQENYLVGNGYAPHVTVTDADGNVAFTGSVPFIPQDGNLTSLGIIKIPDAVPEQIGLRGFFYPTVAALESGALTSTFPDLYDPMLTLNVYTGDLGIDDGTPRSVYSIDTDRMTQLAGGDADVEAIRLRPGEASELPGGIGTITFDDMSQDTANGESVPRFATLDVHNDPSRGWVLVFAVLALLGLMAGLFVPRRRVWVKAVDDGDGGIRLEYAGLARGEDPGLAAAVAELAGSHARQLGVRLAP
- the ccsB gene encoding c-type cytochrome biogenesis protein CcsB — its product is MIDTLDSYSLVAIYSAMAVYTLAFALFAVDLAKRSANSKKAQDATALSAGQLGAFEGAAGVAVLERTDAPAAPRYRFERVAFALTVLAWALHVAGVVLRGVAQGFVPWANMFEFSLTSSAIVTTVFLVIQFWQDLKFLGVYMTGFVLVSLGMGTVNFYVPVKPLPDALDSYWLIIHVFVAALATALFAIGAGLSLLQLLQSRREDVGRGLGFLRTLPNSLRLENLAYLVTVVGFVFWTFTLIAGSIWAERAWGRYWGFDTKEVWTFIIWVVYAGYIHARATRGWRGARSAWLALIGFASVMFNYTIVNVFFKGLHSYSGL